GTATATAAATTTTTTACTCAAAGTGTTTTTGATTTTTTAAGAATTGCAAAATTAGTCTTTTATCAATTGAAACAAAACTTCATCCTTAAATTTTCCTTCGGATAAAATCCAATCTTTCTTTATGCCAACTTTTTTGAAATTATGTTTTGTGAAAAGTGATATACTTTTAGAATTGTCTGAAGTAATATTTGCAAATAATTGATGTACATCTAAAATAGAAAAACAATAATTGATTAAAAGAGATAATGCTTCAGTAGCAAAACCATTTTGTTGAAACTCAGGATGAATTAAAATACCAATTCCTGCTCTTTTATGAGAAGGATTAAAATCAAACAAATCAATCGTACCAATTTGTTTTTTTGTTGATTTTTCTTCAATTAACAAACGTAATTGTTTTGCTTCAAAAATATCTAAATGTGCATTTTCTAAATATTGTTTCAAAATGTATTTAGAAAACGGAGTTTGAGTATGACTTACTTCCCAAAAGGCTTCATTGTTTTCTATTTGATATAGAAAATCTAGATCTTCGGGCTCTAAAGCTCGTAAGTTTATATGTTCTCCTTTTAATGTTTGCATTAAATTGTGATTTTTCCACTAAAAACAAATTGTGCAGGACCTTTTAAATATACGTTTGTGTAAACTCCATCTTTTTCAGTAAAAGAAACTTCTAAATCTCCACCTTCAACAGGTAATGCAATTAAGTTACTTGTTGTTTTTCCTGTTTTATGCATTGCAATTGCAACAGCTGTAACTCCTGTTCCACAAGCTAATGTTTCGTTTTCAACTCCTTTTTCGTAGGTTCTAACTCTAAATTTAGAATCGTTTATTTGTTCAACAAAATTAACATTACTTCCAGGATCACTATATGAATATCTTATTTCTTTCCCTTTTTCAAAAACAGGAAAATTATCTAAACTATTAACCAATTCAACATGATGTTGAGTGCCTGTATATGCAAAAACTGAATTCTCTTTCACTTCAATTTCATCAACATCTATCATTTTAAGAGAAACAATTCCATTTTCTATTTCTGCTAAATGTTCCCCATCAACAGCAATAAATTTAGTTTTAGAATCAATGATTTCTAAATGTTTAGCAAAAGCGACAGCACATCTTCCTCCGTTTCCACAGAAAGTCTGACTTCCATCAGCATTAAAATAAATCATTTTAAAATCGAAAGTTGAGTCATTTTCAATTAAAATAACACCATCTGCACCTACACCAAAATTTCTATGACAAAGTTTTGAAATAATAGCAGTATTCTCTTTTGGGAATTTTTTTGATCTGTTATCAATCATAACAAAATCATTTCCGGTTCCTTGGTATTTGTAAAAATCTAAATTCATTAGAACAAATATAGTCATTTAATGAATAAAAAAGGAATGTTAAAAACCGGTTAAAGTGAGTTAAAATGAAGTTAAACAGAATTTTTGATATTGTTAAAATTGTACATTTGAGTATTAAAAATTAAAAACATGAAAAAATTATTTGGTTTATTAGGAATGGCAATCTTAGGTGGAGCTATAACTTTAGGTGGGTATAAAATGCTTTTTAATGAAGAAGTAATTGTAGAAAGGACTATATCAGAACCAGTAGAAACGATTACAGCAAATTACAATCCTGCTTTAAATAAAGCGAAATCATTTGCAAACTCTGTAGATTTAACAATAGCTGCAGAAAATACGGTACATGCTGTAGTACACGTTAAAAATACTGCCGTTAGAACGCAAACTAATCCTGCTGATATTTTCTTTGGAAATAGAAGCAATGGAAGAAAGTATGAACAAGTGGGTACAGGAAGTGGTGTGATTATTTCTCAAGACGGATATATTGTAACCAACAATCACGTAATTGATGGAGCAACAGAAATTGAAATTACTTTAAACAACAGACAAAAATACAAAGCAAAGTTAATAGGTACAGATAAAGACAATGATATTGCCTTATTAAAAATTGATTCAGATGTAGATTTACCTTATATACCTTTTGCAAATTCAGACAATATTAAAATTGGAGAGTGGGTTTTGGCAGTTGGTAATCCTTATAACTTAACATCTACAGTAACTGCTGGTATTGTAAGTGCTAAAGGAAGAGATTTAGAAGGGAATTCTGCAATAGATTCTTTTATTCAAACGGATGCAGCTGTAAACCCAGGAAATAGTGGAGGAGCATTGGTAAACACAAGAGGAGAATTAGTTGGTATTAATACCGCTATTTCTTCTAAAACAGGTTCTTTTGTTGGGTATTCATTTGCAGTTCCTTCTAATATTGCTAAAAAAGTAATTGATGATTTATTAGAATTTGGTGCTGTACAAGAAGCTATTTTAGGAATCAATATAGATGGTTCTGACAATAATATTGAGGGAGTTAAAATAGGTGATTTATCTAAAGGAAGTGGAGCAGAGAAATCTGGTTTAAAATCTGGAGATGTTATAAAGAAAGTAAACAATGTTAAGATCTCTAAATTTTCTGAATTAAGAGGTCAACTAACAGCAAAAAGACCAGGAGAGTTTGTTGATATTACTGTAGATAGAGAAGGAGAATTGATTACTAAAAGTGTGAAATTAAGTAAAAAAGATGTTTATGTATCTAAAGATTTAAACATCCTTTTAAAGGATTTAACAAAAAAAGAACAGAAAAAATATAGCATTTCTGGTGGAGCTAAAATTCTTAGAAATGGTAATAAAAGTTTAGACTACTATGGTGTAAAAGAAGGTTATATTATTACCGAAATTAATAAAAAACCAGTTTTAAATGCAAGTGATGCTGCTAAAGCAATTGACGCTTCTTATGGTAATGGAAACCCTATTTATATTGAAGTAATTAATTTAGAAGGTGAAAGAGAGCGTTATGCTTTTAGATAAATAAATATAAAATAAAGTAATTGAAAATCCTGATAATTTATCAGGATTTTTTTATTTACGAAAACTTTACGAAATCGATTTCGTATTATTAAAAAAAGAAATACTTTTGCAGCAAAATTTTAAAATTAGTTACACAACTATGGCAACAATCTTAAATTACGAAGACGAAGTTTTATCACAAGCTCAAAACAGAAGAGCTACTGTAGAATTTATAACTATTGTAAATGATTTATGGTATGATAAATCTATAGAATTAGTTTTGTTTAGAAATCCTTTAGTAGATAAAAGAGCAAGTGAAGTTTTAAATTTAATAAGCTACGCAAAAGAATTTGTAAGTAAACCAATTTCTATTCAAGATGCGTTAGATATTGCAAAAGCAATTCAACAAATAGACTTACCATCTTCTAAATTAGATATTGGTAAACTGGCTTATGAATGTCATTTAAACCCTGAAAAAGGAGCAGATAAAGTTGCCTTTGTAAAAGATAAATTAAAAGGAGCAACAAAATCAGTAGATATTCAGCCAAAAGATGTTGTTTTATATGGTTTTGGTAGAATTGGTCGTTTATTGGCTAGAGAATTAATGACTAAAATGGGTAAAGGTTCTCAATTACGTTTAAGAGCAATTGTAACCCGTGGAGAAATTAATCAAACTGTTTTAGAAAAAAGAGCCTCTTTATTAAGTATAGATTCTGTGCATGGAGATTTTTTAGGAACCGTAGAAACAGATGTCGAAAACAATGCTTTAATTATAAACGGAACAACAGTACACATGATTTCTGCAAAACAACCAGAAGACATCGATTATACTAAATTCGGAATTAAAGACGCATTAATTATTGATAATACTGGGGCTTTTAGAGATGATGTTGCTTTAAAAAGACATTTAGTTGCAAAAGGCGCGAGTAAAGTTTTACTAACAGCTCCAGGAAAAGGAATTCCAAATATTGTTCATGGAGTAAATCATAAAGAACACAATCCAGATAATGTTGATATTTTTTCAGCAGCATCATGTACAACAAACGCAATTACACCAATTTTAAAAGTTTTAGAAGACAATTTCGGAATCAAAAAAGGACATTTAGAAACGATTCATGCATATACAAACGACCAAAATTTGGTAGACAATATGCATAGTAAATATAGAAGAGGTAGGGCTGCAGCTTTAAATATGGTAATTACAGAAACGGGTGCAGGAGCAGCAGTTGCAAAAGCAATACCAGCGTTAAAAGATAAATTAACATCAAATGCAATTAGAGTTCCTGTTCCAAATGGATCTTTAGCAATCTTAAATTTACAATTAAGAACAATGGTTTCTAAAGAACGTGTAAATGCTATTATAAAAAAGTACGCTTTAGAAGGCGATTTGGTTGAGCAAATTAAATACTCTTTAGATAACGAATTGGTTTCTTCAGACATTATAGGTTCTACAGCTCCATCAATTTTCGATAGCAAAGCAACAATTGCAGACAAAGAAACGATTGTAATTTATATTTGGTACGACAATGAATATGGTTATTCTCATCAAGTAATGCGTTTAGCAAAACATATTGCAAAAGTAAGAAGGTTTACCTATTATTAAAATATTCACAATGCAAATGCATTTAATGAAAATTGAATGTAGAAACCCGGAGCAAATTTGTTTCGGGTTTTGTCTTTGTAGCTATTTCCTGCTTTCCGTTATATCTTTTTGTGAAAAACAAAAAGGATGCCACTTCAATCAGGGCTAAACCTGTTTGCTAACTTTAATATTAAAGAGGTAATTTATTAAAATTTTAAAGCCTATTTTTAGGCATAGGTATTCCTGCTATTTTAGTTGAAATTTTTAAAGGTTTCTTAGTAAATAGCTCTTCTAGATCTTTAGTAGTAGCAATTCCTGTTTCTATAATTCCTTCAAGCGTTAGTTCTTTTTTAGCCTTAAATTGCTCTTGTATCCAAGAAAGAATATCCCAATGGGTTGCAGTTAACTCAATATCATGTTTCTCAGCAATGAGTTCACCAACTTCAATAGTCCATTGTTCAAAGTTTGTTAAGTAGCCTTCATCGTTTAATTGAATAGTTAATTCATCAGTTTTTTGTAGTTGTTCTTTCATAATTATGTTTTAAATGATTGAGGAATTCATTTAAAAGTAGGTTCATATTATATATAAATACAGTAAATACAAATAACTGTTTGTTTGTAGATTGTAGCATTATTTTTTTATACGAATTTCCCTTCACTTTAAATATATTTAAGTTAACGTTTGGTTAATTATTAACTTAAAAATCTAAATACACTAATCTTTATTTGGTTAGTTACTATGTAAAAATATTAAAATATCAGTTTAATTCATATAGGGGATTTACCTATTTAATTAGGTAATTTACCTATTTTATATAAAAGTGCTGTTCGTTGCCTTCTAAACTTAATTTAATTTATTAAGTATGCATTTAATATCTTATTTTTGAAACTATTCTTAA
The window above is part of the Polaribacter sp. SA4-12 genome. Proteins encoded here:
- a CDS encoding GNAT family N-acetyltransferase; this translates as MQTLKGEHINLRALEPEDLDFLYQIENNEAFWEVSHTQTPFSKYILKQYLENAHLDIFEAKQLRLLIEEKSTKKQIGTIDLFDFNPSHKRAGIGILIHPEFQQNGFATEALSLLINYCFSILDVHQLFANITSDNSKSISLFTKHNFKKVGIKKDWILSEGKFKDEVLFQLIKD
- the dapF gene encoding diaminopimelate epimerase, with product MNLDFYKYQGTGNDFVMIDNRSKKFPKENTAIISKLCHRNFGVGADGVILIENDSTFDFKMIYFNADGSQTFCGNGGRCAVAFAKHLEIIDSKTKFIAVDGEHLAEIENGIVSLKMIDVDEIEVKENSVFAYTGTQHHVELVNSLDNFPVFEKGKEIRYSYSDPGSNVNFVEQINDSKFRVRTYEKGVENETLACGTGVTAVAIAMHKTGKTTSNLIALPVEGGDLEVSFTEKDGVYTNVYLKGPAQFVFSGKITI
- a CDS encoding trypsin-like peptidase domain-containing protein; its protein translation is MKKLFGLLGMAILGGAITLGGYKMLFNEEVIVERTISEPVETITANYNPALNKAKSFANSVDLTIAAENTVHAVVHVKNTAVRTQTNPADIFFGNRSNGRKYEQVGTGSGVIISQDGYIVTNNHVIDGATEIEITLNNRQKYKAKLIGTDKDNDIALLKIDSDVDLPYIPFANSDNIKIGEWVLAVGNPYNLTSTVTAGIVSAKGRDLEGNSAIDSFIQTDAAVNPGNSGGALVNTRGELVGINTAISSKTGSFVGYSFAVPSNIAKKVIDDLLEFGAVQEAILGINIDGSDNNIEGVKIGDLSKGSGAEKSGLKSGDVIKKVNNVKISKFSELRGQLTAKRPGEFVDITVDREGELITKSVKLSKKDVYVSKDLNILLKDLTKKEQKKYSISGGAKILRNGNKSLDYYGVKEGYIITEINKKPVLNASDAAKAIDASYGNGNPIYIEVINLEGERERYAFR
- a CDS encoding glyceraldehyde-3-phosphate dehydrogenase; protein product: MATILNYEDEVLSQAQNRRATVEFITIVNDLWYDKSIELVLFRNPLVDKRASEVLNLISYAKEFVSKPISIQDALDIAKAIQQIDLPSSKLDIGKLAYECHLNPEKGADKVAFVKDKLKGATKSVDIQPKDVVLYGFGRIGRLLARELMTKMGKGSQLRLRAIVTRGEINQTVLEKRASLLSIDSVHGDFLGTVETDVENNALIINGTTVHMISAKQPEDIDYTKFGIKDALIIDNTGAFRDDVALKRHLVAKGASKVLLTAPGKGIPNIVHGVNHKEHNPDNVDIFSAASCTTNAITPILKVLEDNFGIKKGHLETIHAYTNDQNLVDNMHSKYRRGRAAALNMVITETGAGAAVAKAIPALKDKLTSNAIRVPVPNGSLAILNLQLRTMVSKERVNAIIKKYALEGDLVEQIKYSLDNELVSSDIIGSTAPSIFDSKATIADKETIVIYIWYDNEYGYSHQVMRLAKHIAKVRRFTYY
- a CDS encoding TusE/DsrC/DsvC family sulfur relay protein, producing the protein MKEQLQKTDELTIQLNDEGYLTNFEQWTIEVGELIAEKHDIELTATHWDILSWIQEQFKAKKELTLEGIIETGIATTKDLEELFTKKPLKISTKIAGIPMPKNRL